Part of the Henckelia pumila isolate YLH828 chromosome 2, ASM3356847v2, whole genome shotgun sequence genome is shown below.
agaaataatgaagaatcaGAAAATCTCTTTACCTCTATGCCCAAGAAGAAGGACATATCACCAAGATCTTTGAGAGAGAATTGAGTGTCCAAGTCACGGATGATTTGCTGAATATGAGCCTGATCATTACCTGTTAtcattatatcatcaacatatacaagaATATAGACAATAGTGGTAGAAGTATGTTGAATGAACAGTGATGAATTAGCACGAGATGCAATGAATCCCATGATGTGAAGAGCAGAGCGCAATTTATCAATCCAAGCACGGGGGGCTTGTTTGAGATCATAGATAGCCTTGTGTAACTTACAAACAAGAGGAATATCACCATTTTGAACTTCAAAACCCGGAGTTTGTTGCATGAAGATGACTTCATTGAGTGCTCCATGTAAAAAGGCATTATTAACATCCAATTGCTTGATAGTCCAATTACAAGAGGCAGCCAGAGTTAGCACAATGCGAATAGTTGTTGGTTTAACAACTGGACTAAACGTTTCATTGTAATCCAGGCCTGGAGTTTGGGAGTATCCTTTGGCAACTAATCTGGCCTTGTGTCTAGCAATTGAGCCATCGGGATTAGTCTTAAGTTTGAACACTCATTTGCACCCAATAATCGAAGTATCAACTGAGATTGGAACCAATGACCAAGTTTGATTCTAAATAAGAGCATTATATTCAGATTGCATAGCATTTATCCAATCAGGATGTTGTTGAGCCTCTTTCACATTGCTTGGTTCAAACAGAGAAGAAACCGATGCTTCAAAGATTCTTGGTTTGACGATCCCAGCCTTGGCCCTGGTAACCATATGATGAGTATTCATAGGAGAAGGAAGAGAACTATCCTCTTCATTGGTAAAGGAAGAATTAATGGGAACATTGCCAGAGGATGCAGGTGAACTAGGGGATACAAACGAAGAGGTCATTCCTGGACAAGTATTGGAAGGACACTGGTGGAGAATGGGAGTTTGTGAAAGAAACAGAGGAGAGGCTGCTGGACTGTCTTTTAAAGGAGAAGGAGACTGAGTGTGAGAAGAAGAAAAAGGGAACGAAGTTTCATCAAAGGTGACATGCCTTGATACATAAATTCGACCATTTGGACTAAGACATTTGTACCCTTTGTGTTGAGTACTGTATCCTAGGAAAGTGCATGGAGTAGATCTAAATTCAAGCTTATAATGATTATATGGTCGTAAACACGGAAAACACAAACAACCAAAGATTTTGAGAGCATTGTAATCAGGATTTTTGTGACACAATTTGAGAAGTGGAATATCTCCAGAAAGAGAAGATGTAGGCAACAGGTTGATAATATAAGTAGAAGTTAAAAAGGCACATTCCCAGAATCGTAAAGGCATTGAAGCTTGGGCTAAAAGTGTAAGTCCCATGTCGACAATATGTCGATGTTTACGCTCCACTACACCATTCTGTTTAGAAGTGTAGGGGCATGAGAAACGATGATTGATCCCATGATGTTGGAGAAAGGATGATAAAGCTTTAAATTCACCCCCAGAGTCCGTTTGTAAGGATCGAATTGTCTTGTTAAACTGTTTTTCAACATAAGACTTAAATAGAGGAAAAACATGACTGACTTCAGACTTAAGTTTGAGAAAATAAATCCAGGTAAAGCGACTATAAGCATCAACAAAACTGACATAATATCTAAAACCATTACGAGATTGTGTATGAGATGGACCCCAAATATCAGCATAGATTAATTCAAGAGGTTCAGTAAATTTTGTTAATGAGGAGGAGAAGGGAAGAGCATGACTTTTGCCCATTGAGCATGCAGAACAAAATGATGGTTTTTCATTACTTGAAATAGGAACATTACAGTGCTTGAGAACCTGCCTAACAACAGCAACACTAGGATGTCCTAGTCTAAGATGCCAACTAGTTAGAAGAGTAGAGGAAGAGTTGACACCGGCCGATCTGCTTGAAGTGTTTATTTCTGGAGATTGAAGATGAAAACAAGTTGCTGACGAACCACAGATAGGAGAGGACTTTCCTAAGCTGAATTTATATAACCCCTTATGCAAAGTCCCTTTGAGAAGAATTGCATTGGTGGCTTGATCCTTCACAAAACAAAAATCAGGATGAAACTCAAAGAAAACACTGTTATCTTGAGAAAACTTACTAACACTTAAGAGATTTTTGGTTATGTTAGGAACACACAACAGATTTTTGAGTAGGAAAGATCGAGATGAAGATAGAAATTTAGAGCTACCAACATGAGAGATGGACAGACCTTCTCCGTTTCCTATGTGAACCTTACCATTCCCAGTATACTCAGAGCCAAGGGAGAGATTACCAAGATCACTAGTAACATGATGTGAAGCACCAGAGTCAGGATACCACCACTCTTCAGGAGAGGAACCAGACGTAGTGGAAGCTACAGCAGCAATAGGATACCGTGGGCGATTCTGAGGCAGATGAGCTGGATAATAATTTCCAGGTTGATGCAAGGGAGGTCCAGAGTGATATCCACCATTCTTCCGATGAAAAGGCACAAAATCTTTGTCAAATCGATAGTGGAATTTTTCAGCAACATGCCCATTGTAGCCACATATTTGGCACACAGGCCTACCAGAGGAGTAGTGCCATCCTCGACCTCTACCTCGAGGATGTCTCCCTCAACCTCTACCACGATGGAATTGTTGAGGTTGAGAGGAAAAGTCATATTTCTTTGGAGAGGGAAACGTAGCAGCATTTACGGTAGGAGTGTTTTTAGCAGAGGGAAGAGAATATGACTCTATTCTGCCTTCATGAGCCATTAAAAGAGCACCCACATCAGAAATAGTGAGAGAATCGACTCGAGAAGTAATATGAACTACTACAGAGTCATATTCCAGACCAAGTCCACCCATAATGTACAGAACCTGATCTTCCTCTGAAATGAGATGTCCATAAGCGGCCAGAGTATCCATTAGAGTTTTCATTTTTCCCAGATAATCCTTCATACTGAGATCTCCTTTTTCAGAGTTTGAAGCTGTAGCTTGTATTGCATTACCTTGGCTCGCGATCTTGTAGCAAAAAGAGAAGTAACTCTGCCCCATAGCTGTGTGGAGGTTAAGCAACCAATCATTTGGCTTTGAACTCCTTCCGTCATAGATGCAAGAAGAAATGAAAATAACAATTGGTTCTGTCGACACCAAGAGATAAGCACTGGATTGATCGTCTCAACTCCATGTTCATCGAGTAAAACCTTTGGAGGAACAGGTGGATCCTCAAGAAGATAGATGTCCAAACCTAAACCACGAATGCCAGCAAGGATCTGGATATTCCAAAGAAGAAAATTGTCGTCACTCAATTTTACAGAGTTTATCTGATTTGCTGGGTTGATTATCAAAACGGTGGGATTGGTGGTGTTGATAATAGAGGAAGATGGATTTAACGGAGATGTGGTTTTCgccatggctctgataccaagttAGAGAACACTAGAAGATGATAAATGATTTCATTTAATCACTTGAGAGAATAACTTTTTACAAACACCTATATTTAAGGATTCTTGCATCTAATAAGCCAATGACAGGTGGCTAAGAAATCGTAACAACCTAACAATCAAATATTCCCTTCTTGCGTAATAAGAAATCTATTCTACTAAGCTTTAAGTGACGCTATACACTTTTGGGCTAAAATTGATATGGGCTTTTGAATTATTTGTTGGGCCTTCTATTGTTTCTTTAACTCTATATAGGCAGACACACAAGACTTATAACCTTTTGACACTACCTGATGTTATTGACTAGCACAGTGTGTGGATTAGGCTTATATAAGGTTGCTTtcgaacaaaaaaaattgaaatccaAGAGTTTACATGTATTTTTCTATAAAacttatacaaaaaaaaataaaaaattcagacTCTACTTATTTACACTATAACTATAGTGTTGACAAAAGATTTCAAATCCTTGGAATATTCAAGGCATTTAAAAAACCATTGTAATTAGTACAACTAAAGTAGTATATGGATTAATTCAAGTTTTACCTTGTTAACATCGGAAAAAGTTGGATGGACGTGTCAACTTCTTCCCAATTAAATCTTGCTCTCATTGTAGCCTGAATACGAGGATCAGTCACCTGCACACACTCAACATCTCAAGTCAAAATATGCTCATGAGAGGAAAAAGTCGAGAGTAATGTGCAATGTATTTCAATGTAGTTGTTCGAAAAAATAAGCCAAACATGAGTATTTATAAGTGAACATGTCAGAGTCCTACCTAGCTAAGAAGATTTGCTTCCTCTTTGAATTAAAACTTTCATTCTTATCAAATATTCTTGCCTTATCTCGAGGTATATGAATATGTCTAGATAAGAAAACAAGATCTTGATTGATATTTCTCCGGAGCCTCAACACTACATATCTTGGTCTTGGCTCCACCGAGCCTGAGCCACCGCTTCTTTCTTGACTGTTTCTCAACTCCCTTTGTACCCTTCTCGTCACATTACCCTACTACTGGTCAGCAGTCATAGGTTCTCAGGTTCATGTCTCCATCACCCAACTCTCTTCTAAAATTTCGGCCTCGGGTCGGACCCATACACTTACCTATATGTCATCCCTatttaacaataaaaataaaataaaaatcatagaTTTCAAAATAAGGACTCAAAATCAAAGTTACTTCTACATTACTTAAAAATAAAGACACAAACTCtagataattaatttaatttctgaACACAATACTTTTACGAGCCAAAACATGCgcaatttgattttctttcgCGCTACAATGATGAATTGATGCATCCATCTAGTGGGAACAAAGGTTCATCCCTAGAGGAAGTGGAGAGGGGTTGAATCACTTCTACTACTTACAGTTCATCCGTCTCGATAATCCAATTACGCACTAAGTTGAAACTGATTTACTTTTAGATTTCCCTTCTTTAGTGCTACCATTTCCGCTAGGTGTGAATTTTGATGAAAGACATCCGAAAAACATCTGTGATATGCAAGCAAATGGGGCAAGTGTACACCTAATTTAAGAATACAGGGATTAATAAGACAATAAATATTACATGGGGGGTTATATTGGGAGAGTTTGAAAAATGACCTTGGTCaaccaaattttttgatttatgaccttttttcaaaaaaaaatttacaaaatgaccttcaaatacaaagaaaatgcaaaaacaaaataaaaaaaaaattaaaaaggttATATTTCCAAATCATGGTCAAATGAaggttatttaattaaataaattcggattttTATGTTTTGGGTTATATACTCTTAAGTGACAACACAAAGGGGGGAAATGCAATTGGCCCCCACATCGACATTCACTTTTAGTTATCCAACACCTTGTGGTTGTCATGTATTATCAGTATTAACATGAGTTACTTCGAAATCAGTGGGGCTTGACGTGTGAGAGTCTCTCActgtttaattcaaatattataaAGTAGCTACTtttgtatatattaataatatatattttgttaatatatttttaaaaatgtatgtaagaatttttttaaaaataaaattaaaagaagGAAGCGGGGGTTTACCATTGaacttttgattttattggggaaaaatatatttttaatcttcGAAATTtcatactaaaatatattatgtTCCTAAACACTTCAACGCAACACTTTTAGTCATTAAACTTTGAATATTGTAACACAATTAGTCATTCTATGGTTATTAGGGACTAATTTAAGATGTTTATAAAGTTATAGGgacaaaaaatgaataaaaattaacaattaaaaatattatgaaaatatagaaccataaataataaataataacatatcTACAACGTGAACAtacttattttttaataatattattaaatttttatttaaaaaaatatctactTTTATACCTTGagttttttttacataaaaaatagtcgaatatgttttgttttggaACATTAGTCGAATACGTtttcaatatcaaaaatatcattGAATAATTTAATGTGCATATTTCTTAATTATGATGAGTcttctaataattttttaaaataaaaaaatgtattcAATATATTTGATACTAATTAAGTGGATCCGAAACCAAATCTatctaatttaatttaatttaacatTATTATACGACTTaggtataatttttattttcttaacatatCATCAAATATGAATATGTGGTATCTATCTATACTATTGTTGTGGCTTTTGTTCTTTATTATaaaaacttttatttactttttaaattttctttaactttatttttttagtaaaaGAATGTTTGAATTCGTTACACTGTATACGTAAAAATGAACTAATCTTTTACTTTAAAAGCAGTCTTCATTATTGAAGTTATTGTTGATTCTTTGTTTGCAGTGCAAGTAGTCACCTACCCAGTTGAGAATTTTGAATACATTGGTGCAATTGAAACAGACGtacgaattttttttatggttCCACCAACATGAAATTAAATCACGTACTACGTACTACGTACTACGAATACGGTTGCTCATGCTTTTGCTAGTTTTTCGATTTCCACAAGAGTACTCTTCCATTTAAGTTGGAGAATTTTGTAATGGATGAAATTTTTGGttaataaaattacaagttttttctgttaaaaaaataaataaataaatcaaataataacGTCGTAATTTTAATAAGTTTGAAAGTTTCAGAACTCTTATTTTCAAatacaatataaaaaaaataataataatattcttACATCAACATTtaagaaaaacataaatttatatttataaaaatatatatcataatttaGAATATGAACGAACAAAATTTATagttatgaaattttttgataaaaaatccatcatttataaataatttatttaaaaaaatttattgtataAGTTTTTAACTACAAATTTTaatcaattttgattttttttatctaaGTTTTCTTATTGCTAATAATTTATATACAAAATTCTTATAAACTTTtgttcatatatataataaaaatctaataatatatattatattgtagATATGTTATGATTTACCTTCTTTATATTTaccaaattaaattttattttctaatatttgtccataaaatataataaatatcacAATTGAATTTTTAACATTATatttaaacataaaattaacAGTAAGGAGTAATACTTTTTAAAGTTTAGGGACTAAAAATGTTGAGATGAAATGTTTAAggatcaaaaatattttagtgGGAAAGTATGAGGACTAATCGTGTATTTTTTCTCTTTTCTATTACAATTACATTACATtacattatttattattaaaaaacaaaaaccccATAAATTGTGGTCAAGAATATAATAAGAGCCCACGAAAACGAAACCCCTGTATCTCTCTTCTCCATCTGCGCCATGGGTACGGAAGAGAAGAGACCTACGCTCACTGCGAGAGTGACCAACATTCCTCACTCAGCAATAGCCCAAGAACTCTTCACTTTCCTCGAATCTTTGTTAGGAAAAGGCGAAATTTTTGCCATCGACATCTCCACAGAGCACAAGAACTGGAAGTCTAGAGGCCATGGCAGAGTTCAGTTCGACACCCCAGAAACAAATATCAAAGCTTTATCGCTTTCCCAGCAAAGGAAACTGTACTTCAGGGGGGCCCATCTCACCCTGTCACATTCCTTCGAAGACATAATAATTCGTCCCGTGGACCCGAATAACCGGGTGGAAAATGCTGGAGGGCTTGTTTTGCTTGCTGGGATCATGTCCAGGAGGGATTGCATGGGGATTTTGGAGTCTTGGGATGAGGTCAAATTGTGGGTTTCGCCTGAGAAGAGGAGGCTTGAGTtctttttgaaacaaaacgggGAGTGCTATAAGTTGGAGGTGGGATTTGGGGATGTGCTAGAGACCCAGGGATGTTGTTTTGGTGGTAACGAACAGAATGCTGATGCCATTCTTTTGAAGGTATTGTTTTTTCGTATTGTTTCTCTCTCTCTTAATCTAGGTTATTCATCTagagagacaaaaaaaaaaaaaaataaaaaaaaaaaattggtgggATTCATATTGGAGAGATTGTTTTCTATGATGGTCAAAATGAACTTTGGACTGATACTTGCGAAGAACATTTGTTTAAAGTTAAACAAGTAGCAGAAGGACAGAGATTTTGAGGTGGTCTACTCCTGCATTCCCCGCAAACAAATTAGTTTTGTTTAGAAGCTTTGTCTTGCGTTGATTCGTTTTATTATGATAGTGGTTCACGGGCATCCACCTTACTCCTGTTTATATCTATTTAGCTTATAGTGCAGTTACAGAAGTTTCGGCTGTTGCGATTGGATTGTTTGAGTTGTTGATTGCTATACAGTAATAAGTTAATTACTAATTAGTTAATAGCAGTTTGCGTAGTTAATGCAGTTAAGTAGATATAGAGAAGATTAGAAATATATAAAAGAGAAGGTTGTGCTTCCATGGAATTATGTTTTTACAGAACAGTGACATTGCCTATCTTCAATACATTTTCTCAACACCATTTCTCTATTCCGTCTATTACAGAATTTCGGATCTTCTCCACAGTGAATCTTCAATTTATCATTTCATGGAAATTCCATTATTCCACCTTCATATGCAGTTAACAACACCTACAGTTTTTAGGCTGGGAACCCTAAGGTTTTATACACTTTCCTCTGTTGGTTGTGTATGACCCTGATTCCCTGTTCTTTTAGATTTCAACTGTTCTAGAAGTGGAGATGAGGGCAAGAACCTGAGGTTGAAACTCACATaatgttaatattaatataGGGGCTAGGTTGTGTTCTGTGTATGGATGTACAAAGGCTTCGAACTGACCAATCAGATCTGTTTGTTGACCACTGTTAAACCTTGAGAATTATCCAGCATAAAACCATATTTCACTGTACCAAGGCTTATGGTAAGTACAAACAGAAATGTTTGGAATTGGTGTGGACTTCTGAAAATATGACTAAGGTGTTTCGAGTTGTCTCTCAACTTGCTAAGCATGTAATAGTTTGGTGCCACATCTTTTGCCAATGAACATCCTGTTTAATAACTCACCCAGCATCTATGGCCCCATTATGTACCTGATAACCTGATAATGATGGACTAATATGGAAATTTCCATGATAACGAGtctcccttttttttttatttatgttggaAAAACCATAATCAATCTAAGATTTTATATTTCACTGTGCTTGTTACTCAGTTTGTTGTGAACAAATTGTAGACTTACAACTAGCTGTGTTATCTTACTCTTATTTTTTTCCCCAGCTCAAACATGcacctaaaatatttaaaagggTCTCTGGACCAAATGTTGCTTCAAGATTTAGCTCGGACCGGTATCACATCTGCAAGGAGGACTTTGACTTTCTTTGGGTTCGCACAACTGATTTTTCTAGTGTGAAGTCAATCGGAAATTTATCTTGTCTTTGTTGGAAGATTGAAGAAAATTTTTCGAGCTTAGACAATTATTCCTGTCTTCCATTCTACAAGAAAGATGTAATCGAATTAGTATTGGAAGAAAGAGAAAAATTCCCTTCGTCTCCAAATTTAGTTCCAATTGTGGCTAACAATTCGGATTTCAATTTAGATTACGAGGTCCTTTATCAGCTTAACTCACTTGTACATACCCAAAAGTTGAGTTTTGCTTCAGTCGACAACGATCTTTTCCATATTCTCAGCACGTTAGATGTAAATACGGCTTTGTTAGTTCTGCAGAAAATGCACAAGTTACCATCCTCGTGTTATGAACCTGTGTCTTTCATCAAGAATGAGTCTCACATTATCAGTCAGAATGGTCAAAATCTTACTTCATCAATTTTGAAGAGATTTACAAATCAGAACATGATGAATTGTCACAGAGTTCTTGTAACTCCATCGAGGATTTTCTGTATGGGTCCGGAACTCGAAAACTCAAACTACATTGTTAAGCACTATGCTGCATATGGTTCAGATTTTGTGAGGGTCACCTTCGTTGATGAAGATTGGGGTAGGCTTCCTGCCCATgctgtttccaccagtactatGCAAGGTATCTTTGCAAGGCCGTATCGAACAGATGTTTATTATAGAATTTTATCCATACTCAGAGACGGGATTGTGATTGGAGATAAAAAATTTGAGTTTCTAGCCTTTTCTGCCAGTCAACTCCGATCTAATGCTGTTTGGATGTTTGCCTCAAACGAGCATGTCAAAGCGGAAGACATCAGAGAGTGGATGGGATGCTTTACGAAGATACGAAGTGTCTCGAAATGTGCGGCAAGGATGGGTCAGTTGTTCAGCTCATCAAAGCAAACAGTAGAAGTCCATCCTCGGGATGTTGATGTTATTCCCGACATAGAAGTGATTACAGATGGTGTGAAATATTGCTTCTCAGATGGAATAGGAAAGATTTCTTATCTATTTGCGAAAGATATTTCAAGAAAGCTGGGTTTGTCTCGTGTCCCATCAGCGTTTCAAATACGTTACGGTGGCTACAAAGGTGTCATTACCGTTGACCGCCGATGCTTCCGTAAGTTAGCACTAAGGAATAGCATGCTTAAGTTTGAATCTGACAACTATATGCTTAATATAACCAAGTGTAGTGAATCCATGCCTTGCTACTTAAACCGGGAGGTTATCACCCTGTTATCAACCTTGGGCGTAGAGGATGATGCTTTTTTGGCATTGCAAGAAGAGCATCTTCGACTTTTGGGAAGTATATTGACAGATAGAGAGGCTGCAACAAGCGTTTTGGAGGGAATTGGTGGAACTGAAATCAAAAGCATATTAGGAAAGATGATGTTTTTAGGTTATGAACTGACAAAGGAACCTTATCTTTTTATGATGCTTCAATCACACCTCGataaccagatatccgatttaAGAAGTAGGTGCCGCATTTTTGTCCCAAAGGGCCGTGTGTTAGTGGGGTGCCTGGATGAAACAGGAATTCTGGAGTATGGCCAGGTTTACGTACGAGTAACCTTGACTAAGACTGAGCTACAGTGCACCGATCAACCATATTTTCATAAAGTTGATGGGACAACATGTGTGGTTAAAGGGAAGGTTGTGGTAACGAAAAATCCATGTCTCCATCCAGGCGATGTAAGGGTACTTGACGCTGTGTGGGATattaaatttgaagaaaatggtTTCGTGGATTGCCTCATTTTCCCTCAGAAAGGAGAAAGGTAAAATTTTTCTCACTTTCCAATAATCCATAATTCGTACGTAAATTGTTTCTTTATGTGGCCTGCGGAAATAATTTAAAGCTTAAATTGGTATATGTTGATATTATCAGTTGCGGGTATCTGATAGGAATTGTTTattctatttttattaaaaaaggaTATTTATATGCCTTAATTATTGGGATTTAAATCCCCTTTGTACTCTAGATAATGATTTGTATATTCATTAATAAATCTTTCTTTTCTCTGCTACAACTTTTACATGTGTGGACTCAAATGTATGGAAGTTTgttttgagatttgagattTGAATGTTATATTTCAACAGGCCTCATCCAAACGAGTGCTCTGGTGGCGATCTCGACGGAGACCAATACTTTATTAGCTGGGATGAAAAGCTCATCCCACCTAGAACAGTGGCGCCAATGGACTACACCGGACGACGAGCGCGTATCATGGATCACGAAGTAACCTTGGAGGTAACGAGAAATGGCCTTTTTTTATATTTCCATCCCATTCCACGGTAGACTGATAGAAGTAACATTACTCCCTGAATTTTCAGGAAATTCAAAGATTTTTTGTGGATTACTTGTTTGGTGATACTCTAGGCGCCATCTCTACCGCACACTTGGTGCATGCTGATCGCGAGCCTGACAAGGCATTGAGTTCCAAATGTCTCGAGCTAGCAACCCTTCACTCAATGGCTGTCGACTTTGCTAAAACGGGAGCACCTGCCGAAATGCCCAGATTCCTGAAACT
Proteins encoded:
- the LOC140881009 gene encoding RNA-dependent RNA polymerase 2; translation: MGTEEKRPTLTARVTNIPHSAIAQELFTFLESLLGKGEIFAIDISTEHKNWKSRGHGRVQFDTPETNIKALSLSQQRKLYFRGAHLTLSHSFEDIIIRPVDPNNRVENAGGLVLLAGIMSRRDCMGILESWDEVKLWVSPEKRRLEFFLKQNGECYKLEVGFGDVLETQGCCFGGNEQNADAILLKLKHAPKIFKRVSGPNVASRFSSDRYHICKEDFDFLWVRTTDFSSVKSIGNLSCLCWKIEENFSSLDNYSCLPFYKKDVIELVLEEREKFPSSPNLVPIVANNSDFNLDYEVLYQLNSLVHTQKLSFASVDNDLFHILSTLDVNTALLVLQKMHKLPSSCYEPVSFIKNESHIISQNGQNLTSSILKRFTNQNMMNCHRVLVTPSRIFCMGPELENSNYIVKHYAAYGSDFVRVTFVDEDWGRLPAHAVSTSTMQGIFARPYRTDVYYRILSILRDGIVIGDKKFEFLAFSASQLRSNAVWMFASNEHVKAEDIREWMGCFTKIRSVSKCAARMGQLFSSSKQTVEVHPRDVDVIPDIEVITDGVKYCFSDGIGKISYLFAKDISRKLGLSRVPSAFQIRYGGYKGVITVDRRCFRKLALRNSMLKFESDNYMLNITKCSESMPCYLNREVITLLSTLGVEDDAFLALQEEHLRLLGSILTDREAATSVLEGIGGTEIKSILGKMMFLGYELTKEPYLFMMLQSHLDNQISDLRSRCRIFVPKGRVLVGCLDETGILEYGQVYVRVTLTKTELQCTDQPYFHKVDGTTCVVKGKVVVTKNPCLHPGDVRVLDAVWDIKFEENGFVDCLIFPQKGERPHPNECSGGDLDGDQYFISWDEKLIPPRTVAPMDYTGRRARIMDHEVTLEEIQRFFVDYLFGDTLGAISTAHLVHADREPDKALSSKCLELATLHSMAVDFAKTGAPAEMPRFLKLREFPDFMERWEKPMYISQGALGKLYRATIQFVQQTKPKNEPSHKILADAYDPDLIVDGYETFLETAKSHKEQYIDKMSTLMNYYGADSEVEILTGNLFRKMSYLQRDNRRYGEVKDRILASVKTLTKDVKEWFESSCSEGEREKLASAWYHVTYHPSYSEGSSCCLGFPWVVGEILLNIKSTRRCMIIVYARRSSGTNDASGDDI